From a region of the Streptomyces tirandamycinicus genome:
- a CDS encoding ABC transporter permease codes for MRATLRWAHADLRTHRGEALFLVSATAGIVAALLLAVALFGYATNPWQRVFAQSHGAHVWIRTGPSADPARLAALDGVAAVSGPFRTSAATLASPGARASVELRGAGAEPPATGRPLITSGRWLTPATPDGVVLESSLARALVAGPGDSLTVPGTGRTVTVVGIADSAEPRYRPGERPGTVWALPAQVRGTGERPGQLVGLLLTDPGDTDYAVQRAVTLLGAGAVTDVSNWKQARAEAQGDTRLLGQVLGLFGLGALLAAALAVYGAISTRVRGHLRDISVLKAIGFTPGQVVRAFLVQHLAFAVLGALAATVLIETLGGALPGRLGEAVGVWQGLPGHTAALPAVPVAAVLFIGATTGLAAWRAGRVPPVPVLPAGKAPGGRLSGPARRALGLGLPPALVLGWHRAFARGPQTPATIVRLALPLLLITVALSAWTTIARFDSEPEHLGLPSALTARADRGLADREAAALLDGHPQVVAAHPGVEAAALVPGQTGTIALRGLGTRERPYPFTVVEGRAADGPDEAVAGQGLLDLLGVQVGDWVRMTVGGHPQVLHIVGRSIEPENGGRTISTSLDTLRENDPALRATLYQLQLRPGADPAGVRAELTEASQGRLDIHEVTSPADRLSTMRGVVAGLIAVLALIGLTELSTAIGGSVRDGERDLLALKAIGLSPRQITAVTVTAVGCTALAAAVAGAGLGVPLARWLIDTEGRSSGIGAGVAQAPSPLHLVLLATAAVLGAIALAALPASRAARRRLMDTLSAAA; via the coding sequence ATCGTCGCGGCCCTGCTGCTCGCGGTCGCGCTGTTCGGCTACGCCACCAACCCCTGGCAGCGGGTCTTCGCGCAGTCCCACGGAGCCCATGTCTGGATCCGCACCGGGCCCTCCGCCGACCCCGCCCGGCTCGCCGCCCTCGACGGCGTGGCGGCCGTGTCCGGCCCGTTCCGCACCTCCGCGGCGACCCTGGCCTCGCCCGGCGCCCGGGCCTCCGTCGAACTCCGCGGCGCCGGAGCCGAGCCGCCCGCCACCGGACGCCCCCTGATCACCTCCGGCCGCTGGCTCACCCCCGCGACCCCCGACGGCGTCGTCCTGGAGAGCAGCCTGGCCCGCGCGCTCGTCGCCGGCCCCGGCGACAGCCTCACCGTCCCCGGCACCGGCCGCACCGTCACCGTCGTCGGCATCGCCGACAGCGCCGAACCGCGCTACCGGCCCGGCGAGCGCCCCGGCACCGTCTGGGCCCTGCCCGCCCAGGTGCGCGGCACCGGCGAGAGACCCGGCCAGCTCGTGGGTCTGCTGCTCACCGACCCCGGCGACACCGACTACGCCGTCCAGCGCGCCGTCACCCTGCTCGGCGCCGGGGCCGTCACCGACGTCTCCAACTGGAAGCAGGCCCGCGCGGAGGCCCAGGGGGACACCCGGCTGCTCGGCCAGGTCCTCGGCCTCTTCGGGCTGGGCGCGCTGCTCGCGGCCGCACTCGCCGTCTACGGCGCCATCAGCACCCGGGTCCGCGGCCACCTCAGGGACATCTCCGTACTCAAGGCCATCGGCTTCACCCCCGGGCAGGTGGTGCGCGCCTTCCTGGTGCAGCACCTGGCCTTCGCCGTCCTCGGCGCCCTGGCCGCCACGGTGCTGATCGAGACCCTGGGCGGCGCCCTGCCCGGCCGGCTCGGCGAAGCGGTCGGCGTCTGGCAGGGGCTGCCGGGGCACACCGCCGCACTGCCGGCCGTACCCGTCGCCGCGGTGCTGTTCATCGGAGCCACCACCGGCCTCGCCGCCTGGCGGGCCGGCCGGGTGCCCCCGGTGCCCGTACTCCCCGCCGGGAAGGCCCCGGGCGGCCGGCTGTCCGGCCCCGCCCGCAGGGCCCTCGGGCTCGGGCTGCCCCCGGCCCTCGTCCTCGGCTGGCACCGGGCCTTCGCCCGCGGACCGCAGACCCCCGCCACCATCGTCCGGCTGGCCCTGCCGCTGCTGCTGATCACCGTGGCGCTGAGCGCATGGACCACCATCGCGCGCTTCGACAGCGAACCGGAGCACCTCGGACTGCCCTCGGCCCTGACCGCCCGCGCGGACCGCGGCCTCGCCGACCGCGAGGCGGCGGCGCTGCTCGACGGCCACCCGCAGGTCGTGGCCGCCCACCCGGGCGTGGAGGCGGCCGCGCTCGTCCCCGGCCAGACCGGCACGATCGCGCTCCGCGGCCTCGGCACCCGCGAGCGGCCGTACCCGTTCACGGTCGTCGAGGGCCGGGCCGCCGACGGCCCCGACGAGGCGGTGGCCGGACAGGGCCTGCTCGACCTGCTCGGAGTGCAGGTCGGGGACTGGGTGCGGATGACCGTCGGGGGCCACCCCCAGGTCCTGCACATCGTGGGCCGCAGCATCGAACCGGAGAACGGCGGCCGGACCATCTCCACCTCGCTCGACACCCTCCGCGAGAACGACCCCGCCCTGCGGGCGACCCTCTACCAGCTCCAGCTGCGGCCGGGAGCCGATCCGGCCGGGGTGCGCGCCGAGCTGACCGAGGCGTCGCAGGGGCGGCTCGACATCCACGAGGTCACCAGCCCGGCCGACCGGCTCTCCACGATGCGGGGCGTCGTCGCCGGGCTCATCGCCGTGCTCGCCCTGATCGGTCTCACGGAGCTGTCCACCGCGATCGGCGGGAGTGTGCGGGACGGCGAGCGCGACCTGCTCGCCCTGAAGGCGATCGGGCTGTCGCCCCGCCAGATCACCGCGGTCACCGTGACCGCGGTCGGCTGCACCGCGCTGGCCGCCGCGGTGGCGGGTGCGGGCCTCGGGGTTCCCCTGGCCCGGTGGCTGATCGACACCGAGGGCCGCTCCAGCGGCATCGGCGCCGGTGTCGCGCAGGCCCCGTCACCGCTCCACCTGGTGCTGCTCGCGACCGCCGCGGTCCTCGGCGCGATCGCGCTGGCGGCGCTGCCCGCCTCCCGCGCGGCGCGCCGCCGGCTGATGGACACCCTCAGCGCGGCGGCCTGA